One segment of Candidatus Ozemobacteraceae bacterium DNA contains the following:
- a CDS encoding NADH-quinone oxidoreductase subunit NuoF — MIDTHAALNAHAEKLHAQARKSGATILVSLGTCGLAAGTRPIADQIMTEIANRKADIDVVEVGCMGLCHSEPSIEVIFNGTGKSVIYGHVKIDQAAAIVETAGKGIEAASCEIVKRTWFYPEENETATPDRLQARIVLRNTGKINPEDINQYIAVKGYQALAKVLHEMTPKQVVDVVTESGLRGRGGGGFPTGKKWAFAAAQKNDQKYILCNADEGDPGAFMDRAVLEGDPHSVLEAMAIAGFAVGSETGIIYIRAEYPLAVKRLEIAIEQAKKLGLLGKKILGSSFNFDIMIKYGAGAFVCGEETALIHSIEGKRGEPTFKPPFPAVEGLWKKPTIVNNVETYANVCAIIRNGAAWFRKIGTAGSPGTKVFALAGKIKKVGLVEVPMGTPLRDIIFGVGGGIMNDRKFKAVQTGGPSGGCIKADQLDTEIDYESLKRLGSMMGSGGMIVMDEDDCMVNVAKFFLEFTLDESCGKCTPCRIGNKRLFEMLTKICEGRGTMQTLKDLKDLSVTIKDTALCGLGQTSPNPVLSTIAQFEHEYLAHINEKRCEAGVCTKLLKYEINDSCVGCTMCARNCPAGCITGQPKKKHVIDQNVCIKCGVCHSVCKFHAVDRK; from the coding sequence ATGATAGACACACATGCCGCATTGAATGCCCACGCTGAAAAACTCCACGCCCAGGCGAGGAAAAGCGGTGCCACGATTCTCGTTTCGCTCGGCACCTGTGGTCTCGCCGCCGGGACCCGACCGATCGCCGATCAGATCATGACCGAGATCGCCAACCGCAAGGCCGATATCGACGTCGTCGAAGTCGGCTGCATGGGCCTCTGCCACAGCGAGCCCTCGATCGAAGTGATTTTCAACGGAACCGGAAAGTCCGTCATTTATGGCCACGTGAAGATCGACCAGGCCGCCGCGATCGTCGAGACCGCCGGCAAGGGGATCGAGGCCGCCAGCTGCGAAATCGTCAAGCGAACCTGGTTCTACCCCGAGGAAAATGAGACGGCGACCCCCGACAGGCTTCAGGCCCGCATCGTCCTGCGCAACACCGGCAAGATCAATCCTGAAGATATCAACCAGTATATTGCGGTGAAGGGCTACCAGGCGCTCGCGAAGGTGCTTCACGAGATGACCCCCAAGCAGGTCGTCGACGTCGTCACCGAATCCGGTCTCCGCGGACGCGGCGGCGGCGGCTTCCCCACCGGCAAGAAATGGGCGTTCGCCGCGGCGCAGAAAAATGACCAGAAATATATTCTCTGCAATGCCGACGAAGGCGATCCGGGTGCGTTCATGGACCGCGCCGTCCTCGAGGGCGATCCGCACTCCGTTCTCGAAGCGATGGCCATCGCCGGCTTCGCGGTCGGCTCTGAGACCGGCATCATCTACATCCGGGCCGAGTATCCTCTCGCGGTGAAGCGCCTCGAGATCGCGATCGAGCAGGCGAAGAAGCTCGGTCTGCTCGGCAAGAAGATCCTGGGCAGCTCGTTCAACTTCGACATCATGATCAAATACGGCGCTGGCGCGTTCGTCTGCGGCGAAGAGACGGCCCTCATCCACTCGATCGAAGGCAAGCGCGGCGAGCCGACCTTCAAACCGCCGTTCCCGGCCGTGGAAGGCCTCTGGAAGAAGCCGACCATCGTGAACAACGTCGAAACCTACGCCAACGTTTGCGCCATCATCAGAAACGGCGCCGCCTGGTTCCGGAAGATCGGCACCGCCGGTTCCCCGGGCACCAAGGTGTTCGCCCTGGCCGGCAAGATCAAGAAGGTCGGCCTGGTCGAGGTTCCGATGGGCACCCCCCTTCGCGACATCATCTTCGGCGTCGGCGGCGGCATCATGAACGATCGCAAGTTCAAGGCGGTCCAGACCGGCGGTCCGTCGGGCGGCTGCATCAAAGCCGACCAGCTCGACACCGAGATCGACTACGAGTCGCTCAAGCGGCTCGGATCGATGATGGGTTCCGGCGGCATGATCGTCATGGACGAAGACGACTGCATGGTCAACGTTGCGAAGTTCTTCCTCGAGTTCACCCTCGATGAATCCTGCGGAAAATGCACGCCCTGTCGCATTGGCAACAAGCGCCTGTTCGAGATGCTCACCAAGATCTGCGAAGGCCGCGGAACAATGCAGACCCTGAAAGACCTCAAGGATCTCAGCGTCACGATCAAGGATACGGCGCTGTGCGGACTCGGTCAGACCTCGCCGAATCCCGTTCTCTCGACCATTGCCCAGTTCGAGCACGAGTATCTGGCTCATATCAACGAAAAACGCTGTGAAGCCGGTGTCTGCACGAAGCTTCTGAAATACGAAATCAACGACAGCTGCGTCGGTTGCACCATGTGCGCGCGCAACTGCCCGGCGGGCTGCATCACGGGCCAGCCGAAGAAGAAGCATGTGATCGATCAGAACGTGTGCATCAAGTGCGGCGTCTGCCACTCTGTCTGCAAATTCCACGCCGTTGACCGCAAATGA
- a CDS encoding NAD(P)H-dependent oxidoreductase subunit E translates to MSCSSNPQFNLIKQYPEKAAELDRYIDGLGLTEDREKNRGFLIQCLHKAQGIFTYLPREVQLHVGNRLGLHLAEVNGVISFYSYFTDEPVGKYKINICTGTACFVKGAGKLVEEFQRYLGLKLGDTSADGKFSLTSLRCVGACSMAPVVMLNDKVYGNVTTKMVPEIINECK, encoded by the coding sequence ATGTCCTGTTCATCGAATCCACAGTTCAATCTGATCAAGCAGTATCCGGAAAAGGCTGCAGAGCTTGACCGGTACATCGATGGTCTCGGCCTCACCGAAGACCGCGAGAAAAACCGCGGCTTTTTGATTCAGTGCCTGCACAAGGCCCAGGGTATTTTCACATACCTGCCGCGTGAGGTCCAGCTCCACGTCGGCAACAGGCTGGGTCTTCACCTGGCCGAAGTGAACGGGGTCATCAGTTTTTACTCCTACTTCACGGACGAGCCGGTCGGCAAATACAAGATCAATATCTGCACGGGAACCGCCTGCTTCGTGAAGGGCGCCGGCAAGCTGGTCGAGGAGTTCCAGCGGTATCTCGGCCTCAAGCTCGGCGACACCAGCGCCGACGGCAAGTTCTCGCTCACCAGCCTCCGATGCGTCGGCGCCTGTTCGATGGCCCCGGTCGTGATGCTGAACGACAAGGTTTACGGGAACGTGACGACGAAGATGGTTCCCGAAATCATCAACGAGTGCAAGTAA
- a CDS encoding alcohol dehydrogenase catalytic domain-containing protein, whose product MRALLIDKDRIHLVGDRQEPQRPEGWALIKPRLVGICGTDLELLRGYRQFSGVPGHEFVGEVVEADSPLLLGKRVVGEINIGCTTCQRCRSGMTKHCGRRRVLGIDGIDGCFADRFVLPVENLHTIPDSVTDEQAVFTEPLAAAFEIAEQVHILSGMRIVVLGAGKMGTLCAWVLAKTAGLAALVGHHPEVFQKIRYPGVETAVPESDLADADLVVEATGSATGLEAALRLVRPRGTIVMKSTIAGRHEISLTPLVTKEITVVGSRCGPFRRALNALATGTYPVENLIEGRYPIERAEEAFKHAATRGVMKVLLTFPE is encoded by the coding sequence ATGAGAGCTTTGCTGATAGACAAAGACCGAATACACCTCGTCGGCGACCGGCAGGAACCACAACGTCCCGAGGGCTGGGCGCTGATCAAGCCTCGCCTTGTCGGCATCTGCGGCACCGATCTCGAGTTGCTCCGCGGATACAGGCAGTTTTCGGGAGTCCCCGGCCACGAGTTCGTCGGGGAAGTCGTCGAGGCTGATTCCCCGCTGCTGCTAGGCAAGCGGGTCGTCGGCGAGATCAACATCGGCTGCACGACCTGCCAGCGCTGCCGGTCGGGAATGACGAAGCATTGCGGCAGGCGCCGGGTGCTCGGTATCGACGGCATCGACGGGTGTTTCGCCGACCGGTTCGTCCTGCCCGTGGAGAACCTTCACACCATCCCCGACTCGGTGACCGACGAACAGGCAGTGTTCACCGAGCCACTCGCCGCGGCCTTCGAGATCGCGGAGCAGGTCCATATCCTGTCGGGCATGCGCATCGTCGTTCTGGGTGCGGGGAAAATGGGCACCCTGTGTGCCTGGGTCCTCGCCAAGACCGCCGGGTTGGCCGCTCTCGTCGGGCATCACCCCGAAGTGTTCCAGAAAATCCGGTATCCGGGGGTGGAAACCGCCGTTCCCGAAAGCGACCTCGCCGATGCCGACCTCGTCGTCGAGGCGACAGGCTCGGCCACGGGGCTGGAAGCGGCCCTCCGCCTCGTGCGACCGCGCGGGACGATCGTGATGAAATCGACGATCGCCGGCCGGCACGAAATCAGCCTGACGCCGCTGGTCACCAAGGAGATCACCGTCGTCGGTTCGCGGTGCGGCCCGTTCCGGCGGGCTCTCAACGCCCTCGCCACGGGCACGTATCCCGTCGAGAACCTCATCGAGGGCCGGTATCCGATCGAACGCGCGGAAGAGGCCTTCAAGCACGCAGCAACGCGCGGGGTGATGAAGGTTCTCCTCACTTTTCCGGAATAA
- a CDS encoding GNAT family N-acetyltransferase: MQPKPDVIRVPVERILPLRQKILRAGMPGLSARFDGDENPTTVHLGALIDGAIVGCVTFLDSTYEGSPAWQLRGMAVDASYQGGGIGRILLEEGKRILDAVGPRRPWWCNAREGAAGFYEKLGWKKVSDRFEIPTVGPHYRMLLSPV, from the coding sequence ATGCAACCAAAGCCTGACGTCATCAGAGTGCCGGTCGAAAGAATTCTGCCGCTTCGACAGAAAATCCTCCGGGCAGGCATGCCCGGCCTTTCGGCGCGATTCGACGGCGACGAGAACCCGACGACGGTACACCTCGGGGCGCTGATCGACGGCGCAATCGTCGGTTGCGTGACCTTCCTCGACTCGACGTATGAAGGCTCACCCGCATGGCAGTTGCGCGGCATGGCCGTCGATGCGTCATACCAGGGAGGAGGGATCGGCAGAATCCTCCTCGAAGAGGGAAAGCGGATCCTCGATGCCGTTGGTCCCCGGCGGCCCTGGTGGTGCAACGCACGCGAGGGGGCCGCCGGCTTCTACGAGAAGCTGGGGTGGAAAAAAGTATCCGACAGGTTTGAGATTCCCACCGTGGGGCCGCATTACCGCATGTTATTGAGCCCTGTATAA
- a CDS encoding BtpA/SgcQ family protein yields MNESRFGFPCAAPAPLLLGMVHVHALPGTPFSRYGLKEIADIAVAEALAYQKAGFGGIMLENMHDRPYLKGHVGPEITAAMTAVALRVRDAVGPAYPVGIQILAGANMEALSVALAADLQFIRAEGFVFAHVADEGWIEACAAELLRERKRLGATHIKIWTDIQKKHSAHAVTADLNLTEWAHGAEFFGVDGVIVTGLSTGHAAVPAHLAEVKKATKLPVAIGSGITPENAAAYAEADAWIIGSSTKQGGYWENPLDESALARLAEAHRKVSRVA; encoded by the coding sequence ATGAACGAGTCACGTTTCGGCTTTCCCTGTGCGGCCCCGGCGCCGCTCCTTCTCGGCATGGTCCATGTTCATGCCCTTCCAGGCACTCCGTTCAGCCGCTATGGTCTGAAGGAAATCGCCGACATCGCCGTTGCCGAAGCCCTGGCCTACCAGAAAGCGGGATTCGGCGGCATCATGCTCGAGAACATGCACGACAGGCCATATCTGAAAGGGCATGTCGGGCCCGAGATCACTGCGGCGATGACCGCCGTCGCGCTCCGCGTGCGCGACGCGGTCGGCCCCGCGTATCCCGTCGGGATCCAGATCCTGGCGGGGGCAAACATGGAAGCGCTTTCCGTCGCGCTGGCGGCCGATCTCCAGTTCATCCGGGCCGAAGGCTTCGTTTTCGCCCACGTCGCGGACGAAGGCTGGATCGAGGCCTGCGCCGCCGAACTCCTGCGCGAGCGCAAGCGGCTCGGCGCGACGCACATCAAAATATGGACCGATATTCAGAAGAAACATTCGGCGCACGCCGTCACGGCCGATCTGAATCTCACGGAATGGGCGCACGGCGCAGAGTTTTTCGGCGTCGACGGCGTGATCGTGACCGGCCTCAGCACCGGTCATGCCGCCGTGCCGGCGCATCTCGCCGAGGTGAAGAAAGCCACGAAACTCCCGGTTGCGATCGGCTCGGGCATCACCCCCGAAAACGCCGCCGCGTATGCCGAGGCCGACGCCTGGATCATCGGCTCGAGCACGAAGCAGGGCGGCTACTGGGAGAACCCGCTCGACGAGTCGGCGCTCGCACGCCTCGCCGAGGCGCATCGGAAGGTTTCCCGAGTCGCCTGA
- a CDS encoding peroxiredoxin, whose translation MRKLLSVFVLVVLSFHAAFPALAQETTLPLINDPAPEFTAETTQGTIHFPQDYKGKWVILFSHPADFTPVCTTEFMTFARMQSQFKALNCELIGLSIDSLYSHIAWLRTIKEKIQYRNMRNMEVTFPLIADIKMNIAKKYGMLHPNAADTKAVRAVFFVDPNGKIRAMIYYPLSNGRNFQELKRLLIAMQTSDTHNVATPADWQPGDDVIVPPPGSCGSAKERVSNAGDGYHCYDWFFCTKRLPKSQLKLNKSEE comes from the coding sequence ATGAGAAAACTGCTGTCCGTATTTGTTCTCGTTGTTCTGTCGTTTCACGCCGCGTTTCCCGCCCTTGCTCAAGAGACGACCCTGCCGCTGATCAACGATCCCGCGCCCGAGTTCACGGCGGAGACGACGCAGGGAACGATCCACTTCCCGCAGGATTACAAGGGCAAATGGGTCATCCTTTTCAGCCACCCGGCCGACTTCACGCCTGTCTGCACTACCGAGTTCATGACCTTCGCCCGCATGCAGAGCCAGTTCAAAGCCCTCAACTGCGAGCTGATCGGCCTTTCGATCGACAGCCTTTACAGCCATATCGCCTGGCTGCGGACGATCAAGGAGAAAATCCAGTACCGCAACATGCGGAACATGGAGGTCACGTTCCCCCTCATTGCCGACATCAAGATGAATATCGCGAAGAAATACGGCATGCTCCACCCCAACGCAGCCGACACGAAGGCCGTCCGGGCCGTCTTCTTCGTCGATCCGAACGGAAAGATCCGTGCAATGATATACTATCCGCTCTCGAACGGCCGCAATTTTCAGGAGCTCAAGCGGCTTCTGATCGCCATGCAGACGTCCGACACCCACAACGTCGCCACTCCCGCCGACTGGCAACCCGGCGATGACGTGATCGTGCCGCCCCCCGGATCGTGCGGTTCCGCCAAGGAGCGCGTCAGCAACGCCGGTGACGGGTATCACTGCTACGACTGGTTCTTCTGCACCAAGCGGCTACCCAAGAGCCAGCTCAAACTGAACAAATCGGAAGAATAA
- a CDS encoding rhodanese-like domain-containing protein, which translates to MLFLIGSILGSILFNELFEHVRPLYTLGLSGTVHIFDTLGITKGAFALLFTATGVAAFWLSELIEARIAAKRARFRGRSSAHPGMAPPFPREAVCTFFRRRLPTGFHRGNEAGADLDGTARPAFFRRRSLGHRHAAPAGIQHVAYSGLGIAQPGKPPRRQGRRSVNSASGRPVARQFGAMGIVPETHVVIVHGDKLHDETLVAIALERLGHTRYSILDGGWARWKAENRPADFYTRARSDEARAGHIPGARNRPFSSDLASGTVGVSLKPLTDLAEAYEKLVGDRHARLIVHCRTGHQASQTWFVLRRLLGYENVAWYDGGWTEWAARTEFPIETGVK; encoded by the coding sequence TTGCTTTTTCTCATCGGCTCCATTCTCGGAAGCATCCTGTTCAACGAGCTGTTCGAGCACGTCAGGCCCTTATACACCCTTGGCCTGAGCGGCACCGTGCATATCTTCGACACGCTCGGCATCACGAAGGGGGCGTTCGCCCTGCTGTTCACCGCAACCGGCGTCGCCGCCTTCTGGCTCTCGGAGTTGATCGAAGCCCGCATCGCTGCGAAGCGAGCCCGTTTCCGAGGCCGATCGTCTGCGCATCCTGGCATGGCGCCGCCATTTCCTCGGGAAGCCGTCTGCACCTTCTTCCGCCGCCGTCTCCCAACCGGATTCCACCGCGGAAACGAAGCCGGGGCTGATCTCGACGGAACAGCTCGCCCAGCGTTTTTCCGCAGGCGATCTTTGGGTCATCGACACGCGGCCCCAGCCGGAATACAACACGTCGCATATTCCGGGCTCGGTATCGCTCAACCCGGAAAGCCTCCGCGGCGTCAGGGGCGGCGTTCCGTCAATTCTGCTTCCGGCCGACCTGTGGCGCGCCAGTTCGGCGCGATGGGCATCGTTCCAGAAACGCATGTCGTCATCGTTCACGGAGACAAACTCCACGATGAGACTCTCGTGGCGATCGCCCTCGAGCGGCTTGGCCACACGCGATACTCGATCCTGGACGGGGGTTGGGCACGTTGGAAAGCGGAAAACCGTCCAGCCGACTTCTACACGAGAGCCAGGTCGGACGAAGCCCGTGCCGGCCACATTCCCGGCGCACGCAACAGGCCGTTCTCCTCAGATCTCGCCTCCGGAACGGTCGGAGTGAGCCTCAAACCACTGACCGATCTCGCGGAAGCGTATGAAAAGCTTGTCGGCGACAGGCACGCCCGCCTCATCGTTCATTGCCGAACGGGCCACCAGGCAAGTCAGACCTGGTTCGTCCTTCGCCGGCTGCTCGGTTACGAGAATGTCGCCTGGTATGACGGCGGCTGGACCGAATGGGCCGCCAGAACCGAGTTTCCCATCGAAACGGGCGTGAAATAA
- a CDS encoding bifunctional UDP-sugar hydrolase/5'-nucleotidase — protein MIRSLKRLAALFLLSFSTQAVGAEQLLLLHTNDWHGSIRPTSALWMTKENPPMLGGPQALVGAFQQYKLRAVRQGIRWLQLDSGDRFQGTMEANFSRGQAMTDLFNALSYTAATIGNHDLDYGREALNESVRSSRFPIVCANLTGPGVPWRRSLVTRIGSLTIGITGVMTSELPTLTYPEHIADLVLEPPASAARRVAAELRERGCDLVILLSHCGHDTDLEIARAVPDLDVIIGGHTDHQLTQPVRSGKTFIMQTRGYGSHMGALTLAFDPATRTIASFSYDSVLLDPASWPSAPDIDSVVASWSRMVEEIAARPVGVSPREFLRKRGPDGLYHLGEQLCKAVSDVSGCPIVVFQAGGLRADLPAGNIVFKDIYQVLPFNHQILIGRISGKDLLSLIAKGTDHRDAELCIHGLHIDRVAGNLSAVFEGKSVVPDAEYPIALNDFLAKGGDGFDEFTRVRGLHPRGGIIRDALLERIRQGNLGK, from the coding sequence ATGATTCGATCTCTGAAACGATTGGCTGCACTTTTTCTCCTCTCCTTTTCGACCCAAGCGGTCGGCGCCGAGCAGCTGCTGCTTCTGCACACGAACGACTGGCACGGCTCGATACGGCCGACATCGGCCCTCTGGATGACAAAGGAGAATCCCCCGATGCTTGGCGGGCCCCAGGCACTTGTCGGCGCTTTTCAGCAGTACAAGCTCAGGGCGGTCAGGCAGGGAATCCGCTGGCTCCAGCTCGACTCCGGCGACCGATTCCAGGGAACGATGGAGGCAAACTTTTCGCGCGGCCAGGCCATGACGGATCTATTCAACGCGCTCTCCTATACCGCGGCCACGATCGGCAACCACGATTTAGATTACGGGCGGGAAGCGCTGAACGAGTCGGTACGGTCATCCCGCTTTCCGATCGTCTGCGCGAATCTGACCGGGCCTGGCGTTCCCTGGCGACGATCTCTCGTAACTCGCATCGGCTCGCTGACGATCGGAATCACCGGCGTCATGACGTCCGAACTGCCGACGCTGACGTATCCCGAACACATCGCCGACCTCGTTCTCGAGCCCCCGGCCTCGGCCGCACGCCGTGTCGCGGCCGAGCTTCGCGAGCGCGGCTGCGACCTCGTGATTCTTCTCAGTCACTGCGGCCACGACACCGATCTCGAGATCGCTCGAGCGGTTCCCGACCTCGATGTGATCATCGGCGGGCATACCGATCACCAGCTTACCCAGCCCGTTCGCTCCGGCAAAACATTCATCATGCAGACCCGGGGCTACGGTTCTCACATGGGTGCCCTGACCCTGGCTTTCGATCCGGCAACCCGCACGATCGCCTCCTTCAGCTACGATTCGGTCCTCCTCGATCCGGCCTCGTGGCCGTCCGCCCCGGACATCGACTCCGTCGTCGCCTCCTGGAGCCGCATGGTGGAAGAGATCGCGGCTCGGCCGGTCGGCGTCAGCCCCCGCGAGTTTCTCCGAAAACGAGGCCCGGACGGGCTATACCACCTCGGAGAGCAGCTCTGCAAAGCCGTATCCGATGTTTCTGGCTGCCCGATCGTCGTTTTCCAGGCCGGGGGTCTGAGGGCCGATCTTCCAGCTGGAAATATTGTATTTAAAGATATATATCAGGTTCTTCCATTCAATCACCAGATTCTAATCGGGCGCATTTCCGGCAAAGACCTGCTCTCTCTCATCGCGAAGGGCACCGATCACAGGGATGCGGAACTCTGCATCCACGGGTTGCATATCGACCGGGTTGCCGGCAATCTCTCCGCGGTGTTCGAAGGAAAGTCCGTCGTTCCCGATGCCGAGTATCCGATCGCCCTCAACGATTTCCTCGCCAAGGGGGGCGACGGATTCGACGAGTTCACCCGCGTCCGCGGCCTCCATCCTCGAGGTGGCATCATCCGCGATGCTCTTCTCGAGCGGATTCGCCAGGGCAACCTCGGGAAGTGA
- the rplU gene encoding 50S ribosomal protein L21: MFAVIELGGKQFSVEKGSRVRCEKLEQQPNATFAVDRVLMIKNGEKVQVGQPYLKGVNVKAKVVCHGRGQKIIGLKYKNKTNYRRHYGHRQDFTSIVIEDITA; the protein is encoded by the coding sequence ATGTTTGCCGTCATTGAACTTGGTGGAAAGCAATTTTCCGTGGAGAAGGGCTCGCGTGTCCGCTGCGAGAAACTCGAGCAGCAGCCCAATGCCACGTTCGCCGTTGATCGCGTTCTCATGATCAAGAACGGCGAGAAGGTGCAGGTCGGTCAGCCCTATCTGAAGGGCGTGAACGTGAAGGCCAAGGTCGTGTGCCATGGCCGCGGTCAGAAGATCATCGGCCTGAAATACAAGAACAAGACGAATTATCGTCGTCACTACGGTCATCGCCAGGATTTCACCTCGATCGTGATCGAGGACATCACGGCCTGA
- a CDS encoding ribosomal-processing cysteine protease Prp, producing the protein MVVVEFPPAEGNRQRIRVSGHAGQGGRGNDPVCGAVSALLLTYLGGMESAVGAEITGNTGDGFCDVSLGVPVGRREIASVVSQVFRYGFRRLAEAHPETVVMK; encoded by the coding sequence ATGGTCGTTGTCGAGTTCCCTCCCGCCGAAGGGAACCGGCAGCGGATCCGCGTCAGCGGTCATGCCGGCCAGGGAGGCAGAGGGAACGACCCGGTGTGCGGTGCCGTATCCGCGTTGTTGCTGACCTATTTGGGCGGCATGGAGAGCGCGGTCGGAGCCGAAATCACCGGGAACACCGGCGATGGCTTCTGTGATGTGTCGCTGGGCGTTCCCGTCGGGAGGCGCGAAATCGCGTCGGTGGTATCGCAGGTTTTTCGATATGGGTTCAGAAGACTTGCGGAAGCACATCCCGAAACGGTAGTCATGAAATAA
- the rpmA gene encoding 50S ribosomal protein L27 — protein MAHKKGAGSSTNGRDSNPQRLGTKKFDGELVKAGNVIVRQRGTPINPGKNVGIGKDDTLFALAEGKVKFAHRLNRHWVDIIPVSTDQH, from the coding sequence ATGGCACACAAAAAAGGTGCAGGTTCATCGACCAACGGCCGAGACAGCAATCCGCAAAGACTCGGCACCAAGAAATTCGACGGCGAGCTCGTCAAGGCCGGCAACGTCATCGTTCGCCAGCGCGGCACGCCGATCAACCCGGGCAAGAACGTCGGCATCGGCAAGGACGACACGCTGTTCGCCCTCGCGGAAGGCAAGGTGAAGTTCGCTCACCGCCTGAACCGCCACTGGGTCGACATCATCCCGGTCTCCACCGACCAGCACTGA
- a CDS encoding M48 family metallopeptidase — protein sequence MRRQSSFALNALLACLFVCLSVPAFAFNIGDLLGEVSGTLDRADAAIQQTFGGSSPDALAAAKSSVWDKVFGGLENSWENKAGAEGHEALKKDPGFVKDAAMLNRLGAVAKKLVPVCERKELTYHFAVLDSDELNAFALPGGYVYVTKGLMKAAATNDELAAVVAHELGHVNKKHSIRQAEKAGIMTAVVALMTVNDEAKKYQKAAAIAAYFANLKFSRVDEYEADRCAVDYSSKAGFDPNGLITFFNRINSDNALTKVTKYFSTHPPTTDRIKAAQEEIKKIGGKVTAQATTKTTSSGSGASSGTTSANVPGIGDLPSGNTTKTTTTSTKTTSTTTTTRSMTLQEAYERYLFAKQNYEFKVAQQASTDEIMKAFNEYQAAKVEYLKLRNGVATSR from the coding sequence ATGAGGCGCCAATCCAGTTTTGCTCTCAATGCTTTGCTGGCCTGTCTGTTCGTGTGCCTCTCCGTGCCTGCTTTCGCGTTCAACATCGGCGACCTGCTGGGTGAGGTGTCAGGCACGCTCGACCGTGCCGATGCGGCGATTCAACAGACATTCGGTGGTTCGTCACCTGATGCTCTCGCAGCCGCCAAATCCTCCGTCTGGGACAAAGTCTTCGGCGGACTCGAAAACAGCTGGGAGAACAAGGCGGGCGCCGAAGGACACGAGGCCCTCAAGAAAGATCCCGGCTTCGTCAAGGATGCCGCGATGCTCAACCGGCTCGGAGCGGTTGCGAAAAAACTGGTTCCGGTCTGTGAGCGGAAGGAACTCACCTACCATTTCGCCGTTCTCGACAGCGACGAGCTGAATGCGTTCGCGCTTCCCGGCGGGTATGTCTACGTCACGAAGGGCCTGATGAAAGCGGCCGCGACGAATGACGAACTTGCGGCGGTCGTGGCTCACGAGCTTGGCCATGTGAACAAGAAGCACAGTATCCGTCAGGCGGAAAAGGCCGGGATCATGACTGCGGTCGTCGCTCTGATGACCGTCAACGATGAAGCGAAGAAATACCAGAAAGCTGCGGCCATCGCCGCGTATTTCGCCAACCTGAAATTCTCCCGCGTCGACGAATACGAGGCCGACCGGTGCGCCGTCGATTACTCCAGCAAGGCCGGGTTCGATCCGAACGGCCTGATCACCTTCTTCAACCGCATCAACAGCGACAATGCCCTGACAAAGGTGACCAAGTATTTTTCGACTCACCCCCCGACCACAGATCGCATCAAGGCCGCCCAGGAAGAAATCAAGAAGATCGGCGGCAAGGTCACCGCGCAGGCGACGACCAAGACGACGTCGAGCGGCTCGGGCGCGTCATCGGGCACGACTTCCGCCAACGTTCCCGGCATAGGCGATCTCCCATCGGGGAACACGACGAAAACTACCACGACTTCAACCAAAACCACCTCGACCACCACCACAACACGATCGATGACCCTCCAGGAAGCTTACGAACGGTATCTCTTCGCCAAGCAGAATTACGAATTCAAGGTGGCCCAGCAGGCATCCACCGACGAGATCATGAAAGCCTTCAACGAATACCAGGCCGCCAAGGTCGAGTATCTGAAGCTTCGAAACGGCGTTGCCACGAGCCGTTGA
- a CDS encoding GNAT family N-acetyltransferase has translation MPVDKLRSRIDLREAVSPKDLETVFEIRRRVFVDEQKVPEEHERDATDDRSVHLLAVLDGVPVAAARLFVDAMDARTAWIGRLAVLPESRRTGVATTIIRYFIDWSCRHQMHRIRLHAQEYVRGLYRKLGFEECGGMFLEENIPHVEMILRLS, from the coding sequence ATGCCCGTAGATAAGCTCCGTTCACGGATCGATCTCCGCGAAGCCGTTTCCCCGAAAGATCTCGAGACCGTCTTCGAAATTCGCCGGCGGGTGTTCGTCGACGAGCAGAAGGTCCCGGAAGAACACGAGAGGGACGCGACCGACGATCGTTCCGTCCATCTCCTGGCCGTCCTCGACGGGGTGCCGGTTGCCGCCGCCAGGCTTTTTGTCGATGCCATGGATGCACGAACCGCCTGGATCGGCCGGCTGGCCGTCCTGCCCGAAAGCAGGCGAACCGGCGTGGCGACCACGATCATCAGGTATTTCATCGACTGGAGCTGCCGACACCAGATGCATCGGATACGGCTTCACGCGCAGGAATATGTGCGGGGACTGTATCGGAAGCTTGGTTTCGAGGAGTGCGGTGGCATGTTCCTGGAAGAAAACATTCCGCATGTCGAGATGATTCTCCGTCTCTCCTGA